One genomic region from bacterium encodes:
- the kdsB gene encoding 3-deoxy-manno-octulosonate cytidylyltransferase, protein MSTLAILPARYGSTRFPGKPLTPIAGKPMIQHVWERTRAAKCVDAVVVATDDERIREACEGFGAEVEMTRDDHPTGTDRLAEVAARRDHDVIVNVQGDEPLIEGFVVDAAVEALLKDERAAMSTIVHRAEPEAAEDPNRVKVVLDSAGFALYFSRAPIPFRRKDTGIAPLQHVGLYVYRKDFLLEIVKLERSPAERTEELEQLRALENGYRIRAAEIAGWTSVPVDVPEDVAVVEAALARSGGAA, encoded by the coding sequence ATGTCGACTCTCGCGATCCTGCCCGCTCGATACGGTTCGACCCGCTTTCCCGGCAAGCCGCTGACGCCGATCGCGGGCAAGCCCATGATCCAACACGTCTGGGAGCGGACGCGGGCAGCGAAATGCGTCGACGCGGTCGTGGTCGCGACGGACGACGAACGCATCCGCGAGGCCTGCGAAGGATTCGGCGCCGAGGTGGAGATGACCCGGGACGACCATCCGACCGGGACGGATCGCCTCGCCGAGGTCGCCGCGCGCCGGGATCACGACGTGATCGTCAACGTGCAGGGGGACGAGCCGCTGATCGAAGGCTTCGTCGTCGACGCCGCGGTCGAAGCACTCCTGAAGGACGAGCGCGCCGCGATGTCGACGATCGTCCATCGCGCCGAGCCCGAGGCCGCAGAGGACCCGAACCGGGTGAAGGTCGTGCTGGACTCCGCGGGCTTCGCCCTCTACTTCTCCCGCGCTCCGATCCCATTCCGCCGCAAGGACACCGGGATCGCACCGCTCCAGCACGTCGGGCTCTACGTCTACCGCAAGGACTTCCTGCTCGAAATCGTGAAGCTCGAACGAAGCCCCGCCGAACGGACGGAGGAGCTCGAGCAGCTTCGCGCCCTCGAGAACGGCTACCGGATCCGGGCAGCCGAGATCGCGGGATGGACGAGCGTGCCCGTCGACGTGCCCGAAGACGTCGCCGTCGTCGAAGCCGCCCTCGCCCGAAGCGGAGGCGCTGCATGA